A genomic region of Criblamydia sequanensis CRIB-18 contains the following coding sequences:
- a CDS encoding toxin-antitoxin system YwqK family antitoxin, which produces MKAKLIFIGCMASLVLTGCGTKKAYQERHYVLGETYVHKYGMEVQPEEWMTRGQSGQVISEMDNGVTVTKCYSDGILNGETSYTYPHSDRIQKVEVYNMGNLSKVILHDPNGHPMFETQYLGNDNSLVTHWYEGGSPRSQEQYHGDSLTSGTYYTPDRKVESQFDGGAGLRILRNESGELLCHENVMGGMTTKRTLYYQNGAPKEVIPISNGKINGIKKTYLSQGEPSTIEQWASNAQHGVTTVFRAGEKYAEVPYYNGKKHGIERRFRDGNMVVEEITWENDLMHGPYNTYLNGTVKTEWFFYGQRVTKASFDIQARS; this is translated from the coding sequence ATGAAAGCGAAACTCATATTTATTGGGTGCATGGCAAGCCTTGTCTTAACAGGCTGTGGCACAAAAAAAGCCTATCAAGAGAGACATTACGTTTTAGGTGAAACCTATGTTCATAAGTATGGAATGGAGGTACAGCCGGAAGAGTGGATGACAAGAGGGCAAAGCGGCCAGGTCATCTCGGAGATGGATAATGGTGTCACTGTGACTAAATGCTATTCAGATGGTATTTTGAATGGGGAAACGAGCTATACTTACCCCCATAGCGATCGCATTCAAAAAGTTGAGGTGTACAACATGGGAAATCTTTCCAAGGTTATCCTTCATGATCCAAATGGCCATCCTATGTTTGAAACCCAATATTTAGGCAATGACAATTCGCTTGTCACCCATTGGTATGAAGGCGGATCGCCAAGATCCCAAGAACAATACCATGGCGACAGTTTAACATCCGGCACTTATTATACACCGGATCGAAAAGTTGAATCTCAGTTTGATGGCGGCGCAGGCCTTCGAATTTTACGTAATGAAAGCGGCGAGCTCCTTTGCCATGAAAATGTGATGGGCGGTATGACAACAAAGCGCACTCTATATTATCAAAATGGCGCTCCAAAGGAAGTTATCCCTATATCCAATGGCAAGATCAACGGCATTAAAAAAACTTACCTTTCCCAGGGCGAGCCAAGCACTATTGAACAGTGGGCAAGCAATGCTCAGCATGGTGTGACAACTGTGTTTAGGGCCGGTGAAAAGTATGCGGAAGTGCCTTACTACAATGGAAAAAAGCATGGCATTGAAAGAAGATTTCGCGATGGCAATATGGTGGTTGAAGAAATAACTTGGGAAAATGACTTAATGCATGGTCCTTACAATACTTATTTAAACGGTACTGTAAAAACCGAATGGTTTTTTTATGGGCAGCGGGTCACTAAAGCTTCCTTTGATATTCAAGCAAGAAGTTAA